One part of the Pseudopipra pipra isolate bDixPip1 chromosome 3, bDixPip1.hap1, whole genome shotgun sequence genome encodes these proteins:
- the MRPL2 gene encoding large ribosomal subunit protein uL2m has protein sequence MAAMGLCRAFGALLLSAAPRRARPPVLPPGPPPWLSGPVAAACRGLGGSAPRCTTDPLWKCRVKYTVRPIGMKKTGGRDHTGRIRVRGIGGGHKRRYRMIDFQRLRYEEGAPPEPFTEKVIKVRYDPCRSADIALVAGGNRKRWIVATENMQPGDIIKNSSHIGRMAVSANEGDAYPLGALPVGTLICNLESHPGKGAQYIRAAGTCGVLLRKVNGTAIVQLPSKRHMQVLETCVATVGRVSNVDHNKRVIGKAGRNRWLGKRPHTGLWHRKGGWAGRKIKPLPPMKSYVNLPRVRAAE, from the exons ATGGCGGCGATGGGGCTGTGCCGCGCCTTCGGGGCGCTCCTGCTCTcggcggccccgcgccgcgcccggCCCCCCGTGCTGCCGCCTGGGCCTCCGCCCTGGCTGTCGGGGCCGGTGGCTGCCGCCTGCCGCGGGCTGGGCGGCTCGGCGCCGCGCTGCACCACCGACCCGCTGTGGAAGTGCCGGGTCAAGTACACCGTGCGGCCCATCGGCATGAAGAAGACGGGTGGCCGCGATCACACAG GTCGCATCCGCGTGCGGGGGATCGGCGGAGGGCACAAGCGGCGGTACCGCATGATCGACTTCCAGCGGCTGCGCTACGAGGAGGGGGCCCCGCCGGAGCCCTTCACCGAGAAGGTCATCAAGGTCCGATACGACCCTTGCAG GTCGGCTGACATCGCCCTGGTGGCTGGCGGCAACCGCAAGCGCTGGATCGTTGCCACGGAGAACATGCAGCCGGGGGACATCATCAAGAACTCCTCTCACATTGGCAGGATGGCAG TGTCTGCCAACGAAGGGGATGCGTACCCACTGGGGGCTCTGCCTGTCGGCACACTGATCTGCAACCTGGAGAGCCACCCTGGGAAGGGAGCACAGTACATCCGGGCAGCTG GGACTTGTggggtgctgctgaggaaagtGAACGGGACAGCCATCGTGCAGCTGCCCTCCAAAAGGCATATGCAG GTGCTGGAGACCTGCGTGGCTACAGTGGGCCGCGTGTCCAACGTGGATCACAACAAGCGGGTGATTGGGAAAGCGGGCCGGAACCGCTGGCTGGGCAAGCGCCCACACACAGGCCTGTGGCACCGCAAGGGTGGCTGGGCTGGGCGCAAGATCAAGCCTCTCCCGCCCATGAAGAGCTATGTCAACCTGCCACGGGTCAGAGCAGCGGAGTGA